A single Anopheles arabiensis isolate DONGOLA chromosome 2, AaraD3, whole genome shotgun sequence DNA region contains:
- the LOC120893258 gene encoding uncharacterized protein LOC120893258, with translation MACWQQLLLLLLVALVVAEESNQPDPDRQDASAVSAEPLPVPAALHRQKRHEVEIHRVIKRRPKLPPPPPPRGRKPRPPRRPASKPRGKYGPPNVNYPPLSHYVPQSIDDPYSSGFEASFGDHHGSFGEPPIHPSPTFGSPPFAYGQTITNYEGSSYGKPSYEGSSFGKPSYEGSSFGKPSYEGSSFGKHSGGYQGGSVPSFGKPSFELSPNFDGGFSKPSFGSGLSSTFESKVPPSFLDSSSGFDGFPGAGKHSPAFTGSYSHSFSHTGIKQPSFADSSAINTYTTPSGKGNYYTDTSSSSSSSSSSFGDVGSKHQLPLEKYRKDPYKTPITSYEVPSNPKSNLFEPSGDFETSYKRSPHNGGVSSTHSTSHSSVGTSEEEYVPSLPTRYDQEQFHTPTKTNPNKPPHSTLQTISGTDDHFNSFTSYYDGGSESQRIPVKSNQQPAPYDASDEQQFPTGPGSSGGKRFKGRRKKKPKLPSTGITHNLDTDDLRDAFGSSSDFHQVAIDADEFLDFEPKKQIKHSKPAGVTHSKPAEDSKQPNLVLLSSQNKGGGGAGKGTGQRAPPLGGSSISTSKSVEYEGSKHFDLSNYFQANGSPSNQQPAAPHQRPSKPIGLDDLNILSIQKSNSHSYYAGSSQGAKSGSDRPGGGGFQPTRRRDTQHYRSATGGSLDYTMLDEDEEENYDDISDVGTRGNRKKKDLSDTTINQ, from the exons ATGGCCTGCTGGCAGCAACTGCTTCtgttg CTTCTCGTCGCACTGGTCGTGGCAGAGGAATCGAACCAACCGGACCCCGACCGTCAGGATGCGTCCGCCGTGTCTGCTGAACCTCTACCAGTGCCCGCCGCCCTGCACCGCCAGAAGCGCCACGAGGTCGAAATACATCGCGTGATCAAACGGCGCCCCAAAttaccaccgccgccaccaccgcgcGGTCGCAAACCGCGGCCACCGCGTCGGCCAGCCTCTAAGCCGCGCGGCAAGTACGGCCCCCCGAACGTGAACTATCCGCCCCTGTCCCACTACGTGCCGCAGTCGATCGACGATCCGTACAGCTCCGGGTTCGAGGCGTCGTTCGGCGACCATCACGGCTCGTTCGGGGAGCCACCGATTCACCCCTCGCCCACGTTCGGGTCGCCCCCGTTTGCGTACGGCCAGACAATTACCAACTACGAAGGATCGTCCTACGGTAAGCCCAGCTACGAAGGATCGTCGTTCGGCAAACCCAGCTACGAAGGATCGTCTTTCGGCAAGCCCAGCTACGAAGGATCGTCGTTCGGCAAGCACAGCGGTGGCTACCAGGGGGGCTCGGTCCCATCGTTCGGTAAACCGAGCTTCGAGCTATCGCCGAACTTTGACGGTGGCTTTTCCAAGCCCAGCTTCGGCAGCGGGCTGTCTAGCACGTTCGAGTCGAAGGTACCGCCCTCGTTCCTGGACTCATCCAGCGGGTTCGATGGGTTCCCTGGGGCCGGCAAACATTCGCCCGCTTTCACCGGCAGCTACTCTCACAGCTTTTCGCACACCGGCATCAAACAGCCCTCGTTTGCTGATTCGAGTGCAATCAATACGTACACCACACCGTCGGGGAAAGGGAACTACTACACCGAcacgtcctcctcctcctcctcctcctcctcctcgttcGGGGATGTAGGGTCTAAGCATCAGCTACCGCTGGAAAAGTACCGCAAAGATCCGTACAAAACACCGATCACCTCGTACGAGGTGCCCTCGAACCCGAAATCGAACCTATTCGAACCCTCGGGTGATTTCGAAACGTCCTACAAGCGTTCGCCGCACAACGGTGGCGTCAGTTCGACACACTCCACCTCGCACAGCTCGGTCGGCACGAGCGAGGAAGAGTACGTTCCCAGCCTGCCAACGCGCTACGATCAGGAGCAGTTCCACACGCCCACCAAGACCAACccgaacaaaccaccgcaCAGTACGCTGCAAACCATCAGCGGGACGGATGATCATTTCAACTCGTTCACCTCCTACTACGACGGTGGCTCGGAATCGCAGCGGATTCCGGTTAAAAGCAACCAGCAACCAGCCCCGTACGATGCGTCCGACGAGCAGCAGTTCCCAACCGGACCGGGCAGTTCCGGAGGCAAGCGCTTCAAGGGCCGCCGCAAGAAGAAGCCAAAGCTACCGTCCACCGGCATTACGCACAATCTCGACACGGACGATCTGCGCGATGCGTTCGGTTCGAGTTCCGACTTCCATCAGGTGGCGATCGATGCGGACGAGTTTCTGGACTTTGAGCCGAAGAAGCAAATCAAACATTCCAAACCGGCCGGCGTAACGCATTCCAAACCGGCCGAGGACTCCAAACAGCCTAACTTGGTGCTGCTGTCGTCACAGAACAAGGGCGGTGGCGGGGCGGGAAAGGGAACCGGCCAACGGGCACCACCTTTGGGCGGTTCATCCATTTCCACCAGCAAATCGGTTGAGTATGAGGGCTCGAAACATTTCGATCTCAGCAACTACTTCCAGGCGAACGGGTCACCCAGCAACCAGCAACCAGCGGCCCCACACCAGCGGCCATCGAAACCGATCGGGCTGGACGATCTGAACATACTGTCGATTCAGAAGTCTAACTCGCACAGCTACTACGCCGGATCGAGCCAGGGAGCGAAGTCGGGATCGGACCGAcccggtggcggtggtttcCAGCCGACCCGCAGGCGAGACACGCAGCACTATCGCAGTGCCACCGGCGGTAGCCTCGATTACACCATGCTGGACGAAGATGAGGAGGAAAATTACGACGACATTAGCGATGTCGGTACGCGCGGCAACCGGAAGAAGAAGGATCTGTCGGACACGACGATAAACCAATAG
- the LOC120893259 gene encoding uncharacterized protein LOC120893259, giving the protein MNIKIYLSSKLIEKCTFCELYGLVEDLRDEIRFTVLDAEPLPNYTEPIGKICSVADYTQFRAAQSDRTLREQLAREDNFLRLAISNSGRIKHVMAKVKGVTIESLNKLLIIYDEKGFSNLAENDLTAEDCDNDLLHLARLIKASKAEPIGWTEQLHTLTEQDVAQRMYGVFLPVGKALSVVLRKTALYYHFNEWVECIQQKDANAVKWTLLMDICFGVAIMSMIMYFGNPGTRFMEFAEIVVDSLLQLLQTLRGNPIGLKLNGSLNEFFFSCFSYQVDLWWMFLRILSPAIQFLFIPLSILGLFGLSFQVAMLSDLIVLISLHAHCFYIYVAVLYRIEVGGIGALYRTVLGKKRNVLRDRVEAHDYMNRQLFLATLSFTVLLFLLPTILFYYIVFASLRFAIYCLSYTLMKIRRTILRFPFDAMVRWLRGVYTNLESLEIYNIGSIAKENVTITYVAPRTATFWFRDTSSDFPRWEPKCQTSRTVWEFLVSLIKGELVTFIQPDERITPPAKEREK; this is encoded by the exons atgaacataaaaatctATCTCTCGTCGAAGCTGATAGAAAAATGCACCTTTTGCGAGCTGTACGGACTGGTGGAAGATTTGCGAGATGAAATCAGATTCACCGTGCTGGATGCAGAGCCACTGCCGAACTACACGGAACCGATCGGCAAGATATGCAGCGTAGCGGACTACACGCAGTTCCGGGcggcgcaaagcgatcgaacgCTACGGGAACAGCTGGCACGGGAGGACAATTTCCTGCGGTTGGCCATTTCCAACAGCGGACGAATTAAACACGTGATGGCAAAGGTTAAAGGCGTTACGATCGAATCGCTCAACAAACTGCTCATCATTTACGACGAGAAGGGCTTCAGCAATCTGGCCGAGAACGATCTGACCGCCGAAGACTGCGACAATGATTTGCTGCATCTGGCCCGGCTAATAAAGGCTAGCAAGGCGGAGCCGATCGGCTGGACGGAACAGCTGCACACGCTGACGGAACAGGATGTGGCGCAACGCATGTACGGTGTGTTCCTTCCCGTGGGTAAAGCTTTAAGCGTGGTTTTGCGCAAAACGGCACTGTATTACCATTTCAACGAGTGGGTGGAATGTATACAGCAGAAGGACGCTAATGCTGTGAAGTGGACGTTGCTGATGGACATTTGTTTCGGTGTTGCCATCATGAGTATGATTATGTACTTTGGCAATCCCGGGACAAGGTTCATGGAATTTGCCGAG ATCGTGGTGGATagtctgctgcagctgctgcaaacGCTCCGCGGCAATCCGATCGGATTGAAGCTGAACGGTTCGTTGAATGAGTTTTTCTTTAGCTGCTTTAGCTACCAAGTGGACCTTTGGTGGATGTTTTTGA GAATTCTGTCCCCGGCCATACAGTTCCTCTTCATCCCACTGTCAATTTTGGGTCTGTTCGGGTTATCATTCCAGGTGGCCATGCTTTCGGATTTGATTGTTCTCATCAGTTTACATGCACATTGCTTCTACATCTATGTGGCGGT CCTCTATCGGATTGAAGTAGGCGGCATAGGAGCCCTCTACCGTACCGTGTTGGGCAAGAAGCGTAATGTTCTACGAGATCGTGTCGAGGCTCATGACTACATGAATCGTCAGCTGTTCCTTGCCACGCTTTCCTTCACTGTGTTGCTATTTCTTCTACCGACCATTTTATTCTACTACATCGTATTTGCATCG CTTCGTTTTGCAATTTACTGCCTATCGTACACGCTGATGAAGATACGTCGCACCATTCTTCGATTTCCGTTCGACGCGATGGTCCGCTGGCTGCGGGGCGTGTACACCAACTTGGAAAGCTTGGAAATATACAACATCGGTTCGATCGCGAAGGAAAACGTAACGATCACGTACGTAGCGCCACGCACGGCTACCTTCTGGTTCCGGGACACCTCGAGCGATTTCCCACGCTGGGAACCAAAGTGCCAAACTAGCAGAACGGTTTGGGAGTTTTTAGTTAGCCTTATTAAGGGAGAGCTTGTTACCTTCATCCAGCCAGACGAAAGGATAACGCCGCCTGCAAAGGAgagggaaaaataa
- the LOC120893260 gene encoding DEAD-box helicase Dbp80, with amino-acid sequence MADTATESTNASAATAAAAATNWVQKTEDQEISNLVDSLAIGKDKGSSESNPEASGEAAEPAAPAVNGSAGSPPSVAGSEEIETVNPADASLLMKIIRKGLVESKLDLEVQRKDPSSPLHSVKSFEALHLKPELLQGVYAMGFNAPSKIQETALPTLLADPPQNMIAQSQSGTGKTAAFVLAMLSRVDPRKPYPQVICLSPTYELAIQTGEVAAKMAKFCKEIKLRFAVRGEELPKGKKITDHIIIGTPGKLMDWGIKFRAFDLRKISVFVLDEADVMIATQGHQDQCIRIHKQLSSSCQMMFFSATYEKEVMEFAEYIVPNPIIIRLAREQESLDNIKQYYVKCKNQDEKYQAISNIYGVITVGQAIIFCHTRKTAGWLSGKMTQDGHSVAVLSGELTVEQRLAVLDRFRAGLEKVLITTNVLSRGIDVEQVTIVVNFDLPMDQSGRADCETYLHRIGRTGRFGKNGIAINLVDSDHSMEICRTIEAHFQKKIQLLDAENSDEIEKIGS; translated from the exons ATGGCGGACACGGCCACAGAGAGCACCAATGCAAGCGCTGCCACTGCTGCGGCTGCCGCTACGAACTGGGTGCAGAAGACGGAAGATCAGGAAATATCGAATCTG GTGGACAGTCTCGCTATAGGCAAAGACAAAGGAAGCTCGGAGAGCAATCCGGAAGCGTCGGGggaagcagcggaaccagccgCTCCGGCCGTAAATGGTTCAGCAGGTTCGCCACCCTCAGTTGCCGGGTCCGAGGAGATTGAAACTGTCAA CCCGGCCGATGCCAGTTTGCTGATGAAAATCATTCGCAAGGGTTTGGTCGAATCGAAGCTCGATCTCGAGGTGCAGCGTAAAGATCCATCCTCGCCGCTGCATTCGGTCAAATCGTTCGAGGCGCTGCACCTTAAGCCGGAGCTGCTGCAGGGTGTGTACGCGATGGGATTCAACGCACCGTCCAAGATCCAGGAGACGGCCCTTCCGACACTGCTGGCCGATCCGCCACAGAACATGATCGCCCAAAGCCAGTCGGGCACGGGTAAGACGGCCGCCTTCGTGCTGGCCATGTTGAGTCGCGTCGATCCGCGCAAACCCTACCCGCAGGTGATCTGCCTCTCGCCGACGTACGAGCTGGCCATTCAGACCGGCGAAGTCGCGGCCAAGATGGCCAAGTTCTGCAAGGAAATCAAGCTCCGGTTTGCGGTACGTGGGGAGGAATTGCCCAAGGGAAAGAAGATTACCGaccacatcatcatcggcaCGCCGGGCAAGCTGATGGACTGGGGCATCAAGTTCCGGGCGTTCGATCTGCGCAAGATCTCCGTGTTCGTGCTGGACGAGGCGGACGTGATGATTGCCACCCAGGGTCACCAGGATCAGTGCATCCGGATTCACAAGCAGCTGTCGTCGTCCTGCCAGATGATGTTCTTTTCCGCGACATACGAAAAGGAGGTGATGGAGTTCGCCGAGTACATTGTGCCGAATCCCATCATTATACGGCTGGCCCGCGAGCAGGAGTCGCTCGATAACATCAAGCAGTACTATGTGAAGTGCAAAAATCAGGACGAAAAGTATCAGGCCATTTCCAACATCTATGGTGTGATAACGGTTGGCCAAGCGATCATTTTCTGTCAT ACACGAAAAACCGCTGGCTGGTTGTCGGGTAAAATGACTCAGGATGGACATTCGGTGGCCGTGCTGTCCGGCGAACTGACCGTCGAGCAACGACTGGCCGTGTTAGATCGCTTCCGTGCTGGGCTGGAAAAAGTACTCATTACCACGAACGTGCTGTCTAGAG GAATCGACGTCGAGCAGGTTACGATTGTGGTGAACTTTGATCTACCGATGGACCAGAGCGGTCgggctgattgtgaaacctaTCTGCACCGAATCGGTCGCACGGGACGCTTCG GCAAGAACGGTATCGCCATCAATCTTGTCGACAGTGATCACAGCATGGAAATCTGTAGGACGATTGAGGCCCATTTCCAGAAAAAGATTCAACTGCTGGATGCGGAAAATTCGGACGAAATTGAAAAGATTGGCTCCTAG
- the LOC120893261 gene encoding inorganic pyrophosphatase isoform X1 → MHPAVCWWRRIAWRGACALPSGTFPDAIRPRSHQQSFPPNSTSTRCHSSFFAATDVQRFCGGHLSSVGDSKLLPSASLSRVGQLSGREFSSSNKATHKMTASKYQIAERGAPNSTDYRVYFKNENGQSISPLHDIPLYANDERTVYNMVVEVPRWTNAKMEISLGEGLNPIKQDVKKGKLRFVANCFPHHGYIWNYGAFPQTWENPDHLDADTGCKGDNDPIDVLEIGSRIAKRGEVLQVKILGTIALIDEGETDWKIITINVNDPLADQVNDIGDVETVFPGLLRASVEWFKIYKIPDGKPENQFAFNGDAKDAAFATKTVAETHRFWQQLVNKEVDNNGISCLNTTVDGSPYLVANDAADEVFAKSATGGNPEPVSEALHKWHFGSENSYSKL, encoded by the exons ATGCATCCGGCGGTGTGTTGGTGGCGCCGCATTGCTTGGCGCGGAGCCTGCGCCCTTCCTTCTGGTACATTCCCCGACGCAATCCGACCCCGTTCGCACCAGCAAAGCTTTCCTCCTAACTCAACGTCAACACGTTGTCATTCTTCGTTTTTTGCGGCAACGGACGTGCAGCGTTTTTGCGGCGGTCATCTTTCCAGTGTTGGCGACAGCAAATTGCTACCTTCAGCTTCGCTTTCGCGTGTCGGGCAGCTTTCGGGGCGAGAATTTTCCAGCAGCAATAAAGCCACGCATAAAATGACGGCCAGCAAGTACCAGATTGCGGAACGTGGCGCTCCCAACTCCACCGACTACCGGGTTTATTTCA aGAACGAAAACGGACAGTCCATTTCACCTCTGCATGACATTCCACTGTACGCGAACGATGAGCGAACCGTGTACAAcatggtggtggaggtgcCCCGCTGGACGAACGCCAAGATGGAAATCAGCTTGGGCGAGGGCCTGAACCCGATCAAGCAGGACGTGAAGAAGGGCAAGCTGCGGTTCGTCGCCAACTGCTTCCCGCACCACGGCTACATCTGGAACTACGGTGCGTTCCCGCAGACCTGGGAGAACCCGGACCACCTGGACGCGGACACCGGCTGCAAGGGCGATAACGATCCCATCGATGTGCTCGAGATTGGCTCGCGCATTGCCAAGCGGGGCGAGGTGTTGCAGGTGAAAATACTCGGCACGATCGCACTGATCGACGAGGGCGAAACGGACTGGAAGATTATCACGATCAACGTGAACGACCCGCTGGCCGATCAGGTGAACGATATCGGCGACGTGGAGACGGTGTTCCCCGGGCTGCTGCGCGCCTCGGTCGAGTGGTTCAAGATCTACAAGATCCCGGACGGCAAGCCGGAGAATCAGTTCGCGTTCAACGGCGACGCGAAGGATGCCGCATTCGCCACCAAGACGGTCGCTGAGACGCACCGGTTTTGGCAGCAGCTGGTTAACAAGGAGGTTGACAACAATGGCATCTCATG CCTAAACACGACCGTCGACGGTTCGCCGTATCTGGTGGCTAATGATGCAGCAGATGAGGTGTTTGCCAAGAGTGCGACCGGTGGTAATCCCGAGCCCGTCAGTGAAGCAC TTCACAAATGGCACTTCGGGTCGGAAAACAGCTATTCAAAGCTGTAA
- the LOC120893261 gene encoding inorganic pyrophosphatase isoform X2 yields MHPAVCWWRRIAWRGACALPSGTFPDAIRPRSHQQSFPPNSTSTRCHSSFFAATDVQRFCGGHLSSVGDSKLLPSASLSRVGQLSGREFSSSNKATHKMTASKYQIAERGAPNSTDYRVYFKNENGQSISPLHDIPLYANDERTVYNMVVEVPRWTNAKMEISLGEGLNPIKQDVKKGKLRFVANCFPHHGYIWNYGAFPQTWENPDHLDADTGCKGDNDPIDVLEIGSRIAKRGEVLQVKILGTIALIDEGETDWKIITINVNDPLADQVNDIGDVETVFPGLLRASVEWFKIYKIPDGKPENQFAFNGDAKDAAFATKTVAETHRFWQQLVNKEVDNNGISCLNTTVDGSPYLVANDAADEVFAKSATGGNPEPVSEALDKWHYITLK; encoded by the exons ATGCATCCGGCGGTGTGTTGGTGGCGCCGCATTGCTTGGCGCGGAGCCTGCGCCCTTCCTTCTGGTACATTCCCCGACGCAATCCGACCCCGTTCGCACCAGCAAAGCTTTCCTCCTAACTCAACGTCAACACGTTGTCATTCTTCGTTTTTTGCGGCAACGGACGTGCAGCGTTTTTGCGGCGGTCATCTTTCCAGTGTTGGCGACAGCAAATTGCTACCTTCAGCTTCGCTTTCGCGTGTCGGGCAGCTTTCGGGGCGAGAATTTTCCAGCAGCAATAAAGCCACGCATAAAATGACGGCCAGCAAGTACCAGATTGCGGAACGTGGCGCTCCCAACTCCACCGACTACCGGGTTTATTTCA aGAACGAAAACGGACAGTCCATTTCACCTCTGCATGACATTCCACTGTACGCGAACGATGAGCGAACCGTGTACAAcatggtggtggaggtgcCCCGCTGGACGAACGCCAAGATGGAAATCAGCTTGGGCGAGGGCCTGAACCCGATCAAGCAGGACGTGAAGAAGGGCAAGCTGCGGTTCGTCGCCAACTGCTTCCCGCACCACGGCTACATCTGGAACTACGGTGCGTTCCCGCAGACCTGGGAGAACCCGGACCACCTGGACGCGGACACCGGCTGCAAGGGCGATAACGATCCCATCGATGTGCTCGAGATTGGCTCGCGCATTGCCAAGCGGGGCGAGGTGTTGCAGGTGAAAATACTCGGCACGATCGCACTGATCGACGAGGGCGAAACGGACTGGAAGATTATCACGATCAACGTGAACGACCCGCTGGCCGATCAGGTGAACGATATCGGCGACGTGGAGACGGTGTTCCCCGGGCTGCTGCGCGCCTCGGTCGAGTGGTTCAAGATCTACAAGATCCCGGACGGCAAGCCGGAGAATCAGTTCGCGTTCAACGGCGACGCGAAGGATGCCGCATTCGCCACCAAGACGGTCGCTGAGACGCACCGGTTTTGGCAGCAGCTGGTTAACAAGGAGGTTGACAACAATGGCATCTCATG CCTAAACACGACCGTCGACGGTTCGCCGTATCTGGTGGCTAATGATGCAGCAGATGAGGTGTTTGCCAAGAGTGCGACCGGTGGTAATCCCGAGCCCGTCAGTGAAGCAC TTGACAAATGGCACTACATTACGCTGAAGTAA
- the LOC120893261 gene encoding inorganic pyrophosphatase isoform X3, giving the protein MTASKYQIAERGAPNSTDYRVYFKNENGQSISPLHDIPLYANDERTVYNMVVEVPRWTNAKMEISLGEGLNPIKQDVKKGKLRFVANCFPHHGYIWNYGAFPQTWENPDHLDADTGCKGDNDPIDVLEIGSRIAKRGEVLQVKILGTIALIDEGETDWKIITINVNDPLADQVNDIGDVETVFPGLLRASVEWFKIYKIPDGKPENQFAFNGDAKDAAFATKTVAETHRFWQQLVNKEVDNNGISCLNTTVDGSPYLVANDAADEVFAKSATGGNPEPVSEALHKWHFGSENSYSKL; this is encoded by the exons ATGACGGCCAGCAAGTACCAGATTGCGGAACGTGGCGCTCCCAACTCCACCGACTACCGGGTTTATTTCA aGAACGAAAACGGACAGTCCATTTCACCTCTGCATGACATTCCACTGTACGCGAACGATGAGCGAACCGTGTACAAcatggtggtggaggtgcCCCGCTGGACGAACGCCAAGATGGAAATCAGCTTGGGCGAGGGCCTGAACCCGATCAAGCAGGACGTGAAGAAGGGCAAGCTGCGGTTCGTCGCCAACTGCTTCCCGCACCACGGCTACATCTGGAACTACGGTGCGTTCCCGCAGACCTGGGAGAACCCGGACCACCTGGACGCGGACACCGGCTGCAAGGGCGATAACGATCCCATCGATGTGCTCGAGATTGGCTCGCGCATTGCCAAGCGGGGCGAGGTGTTGCAGGTGAAAATACTCGGCACGATCGCACTGATCGACGAGGGCGAAACGGACTGGAAGATTATCACGATCAACGTGAACGACCCGCTGGCCGATCAGGTGAACGATATCGGCGACGTGGAGACGGTGTTCCCCGGGCTGCTGCGCGCCTCGGTCGAGTGGTTCAAGATCTACAAGATCCCGGACGGCAAGCCGGAGAATCAGTTCGCGTTCAACGGCGACGCGAAGGATGCCGCATTCGCCACCAAGACGGTCGCTGAGACGCACCGGTTTTGGCAGCAGCTGGTTAACAAGGAGGTTGACAACAATGGCATCTCATG CCTAAACACGACCGTCGACGGTTCGCCGTATCTGGTGGCTAATGATGCAGCAGATGAGGTGTTTGCCAAGAGTGCGACCGGTGGTAATCCCGAGCCCGTCAGTGAAGCAC TTCACAAATGGCACTTCGGGTCGGAAAACAGCTATTCAAAGCTGTAA
- the LOC120893261 gene encoding inorganic pyrophosphatase isoform X4, whose product MVVEVPRWTNAKMEISLGEGLNPIKQDVKKGKLRFVANCFPHHGYIWNYGAFPQTWENPDHLDADTGCKGDNDPIDVLEIGSRIAKRGEVLQVKILGTIALIDEGETDWKIITINVNDPLADQVNDIGDVETVFPGLLRASVEWFKIYKIPDGKPENQFAFNGDAKDAAFATKTVAETHRFWQQLVNKEVDNNGISCLNTTVDGSPYLVANDAADEVFAKSATGGNPEPVSEALHKWHFGSENSYSKL is encoded by the exons atggtggtggaggtgcCCCGCTGGACGAACGCCAAGATGGAAATCAGCTTGGGCGAGGGCCTGAACCCGATCAAGCAGGACGTGAAGAAGGGCAAGCTGCGGTTCGTCGCCAACTGCTTCCCGCACCACGGCTACATCTGGAACTACGGTGCGTTCCCGCAGACCTGGGAGAACCCGGACCACCTGGACGCGGACACCGGCTGCAAGGGCGATAACGATCCCATCGATGTGCTCGAGATTGGCTCGCGCATTGCCAAGCGGGGCGAGGTGTTGCAGGTGAAAATACTCGGCACGATCGCACTGATCGACGAGGGCGAAACGGACTGGAAGATTATCACGATCAACGTGAACGACCCGCTGGCCGATCAGGTGAACGATATCGGCGACGTGGAGACGGTGTTCCCCGGGCTGCTGCGCGCCTCGGTCGAGTGGTTCAAGATCTACAAGATCCCGGACGGCAAGCCGGAGAATCAGTTCGCGTTCAACGGCGACGCGAAGGATGCCGCATTCGCCACCAAGACGGTCGCTGAGACGCACCGGTTTTGGCAGCAGCTGGTTAACAAGGAGGTTGACAACAATGGCATCTCATG CCTAAACACGACCGTCGACGGTTCGCCGTATCTGGTGGCTAATGATGCAGCAGATGAGGTGTTTGCCAAGAGTGCGACCGGTGGTAATCCCGAGCCCGTCAGTGAAGCAC TTCACAAATGGCACTTCGGGTCGGAAAACAGCTATTCAAAGCTGTAA